A genome region from Panicum virgatum strain AP13 chromosome 4K, P.virgatum_v5, whole genome shotgun sequence includes the following:
- the LOC120705102 gene encoding xylanase inhibitor protein 1-like, with product MATFRQRRPSLMPAALPFLVVLLFLGAVAGPAAAGKTEDLTVFWGRNKDEGSLREACDTGTYTTVIISFLSVFGHGSYYSADLSGHDASAVGADIKHCQAANNVTVLLSIGGNGDQYSLPTAKAARDLADHLWHAYLGGRRRRGVPRPFGDAVLHGVDLYVDHGGSANYDELARRLAGYKGVLLTVTPRCMGDGGEGGVDAALATGLFRRIHVRFYNDTACSFRSEDKRFFYGSWLGWAERFPAAKLYVGLPAARDVASDGWVEAEAVGAEVMPLVRETNNYGGVMLWNRYYDKRDGYGLRIKHMV from the coding sequence ATGGCGACGTTCCGGCAGCGCCGCCCATCTCTCATGCCAGCAGCGCTTCCGTTCCTAGTAGTACTACTCTTcctcggcgccgtcgccggcccagccgccgccggcaagaCGGAGGACCTGACCGTCTTCTGGGGCCGGAACAAGGACGAGGGCTCGCTCCGGGAGGCGTGCGACACGGGCACCTACACCACGGTGATCATCTCCTTCCTCAGTGTCTTCGGCCACGGCAGCTACTACTCCGCCGACCTCTCCGGCCACGACGCCTCCGCCGTCGGCGCCGACATCAAGCACTGCCAGGCCGCAAACAACGTCACCGTGCTCCTCTCCATCGGCGGCAACGGCGACCAGTACTCCCTCCCCACTGCCAAGGCAGCCAGGGACCTCGCCGACCACCTCTGGCACGCGTACCttggcgggcgccgccgccgcggcgttccCCGGCCGTTCGGCGACGCCGTGCTCCACGGCGTCGACCTCTACGTCGACCACGGCGGGTCCGCGAACTACGACGAGCtcgcccgccgcctcgccgggtACAAGGGGGTGCTCCTGACGGTGACGCCGCGGTGcatgggcgacggcggcgagggcggcgtggACGCGGCGCTGGCGACGGGGCTTTTCCGGCGCATCCACGTGCGGTTCTACAACGACACCGCGTGCTCGTTCAGGTCGGAGGACAAGAGGTTCTTCTACGGGTCGTGGCTTGGGTGGGCGGAGAGGTTCCCGGCGGCGAAGCTCTACGTGGgtctgccggcggcgagggacgtGGCGAGCGACGGCTGGGTGGAGGCCGAGGCCGTGGGCGCGGAGGTGATGCCGCTGGTGCGGGAGACGAATAACTACGGCGGCGTCATGCTGTGGAACCGGTACTATGACAAGAGGGATGGCTATGGCCTGCGCATCAAGCACATGGtctga